From the genome of Streptomyces xanthophaeus:
CCGTCGGGGTCGTCCGCGTCCTGATCGGGGACCTGGTCGACGAGGAACTGGTCCACGTGACCAGGCCGGTACCACCGGCAGAACTGCCCGATGAATCCATTCTGCGTGAGGTGATCGATGGCCTTCGGGCGCTTTAGCCGCACCGGTGCCATGCACGCGGTGTCGCCGGTCGAGCCGCTGACCTTGAAGATCCTGGTCGCGGGCGGCTTCGGGGTGGGCAAGACCACCCTGGTCAGCGCGGTGAGCGAAATCAGACCGCTGCGCACCGAGGAACGGCTCTCCGAGCCGGGCGTCGGTGTCGACGACACCGGGGGAGTGGAGGGCAAGAGCACCACCACCGTGGCCATGGACTTCGGGCGCATCACGCTCCGCGAGGACCTGGTGCTGTACCTGTTCGGCACGCCCGGGCAGGACCGCTTCTGGTTCCTGTGGGACGAGCTCGCACAGGGTTCGCTCGGCGCCGTCGTCCTCGCGGACACCCGCCGCCTCGCCGACTGCTTCGCCGCCATCGACTACTTCGAGCGGCGCGCGATCCCGTTCGTCGTCGCGGTCAACTGCTTCGACGGAGCCGACCGGCACCCCGTGGTGACCGTACGGACGGCACTGGACCTCGACCCCGGGGTGCCGGTGCTGCTGTGCGACGCACGGGACCGGGAATCCGTGAAGGACGTGCTGGTGGGGGTCGTGGAACACGCGATGTCCCTGGCCCGTGAGCGGCGCCGGAGCCTCTCGGCAGGAGCCTGACCCGGAGGCGGCCCGTACCCCCGCCGACTGGGGTACGGGCCGCAGCTCTCACGGGGGGACCGGGGCCCCGGTCGCGGCGCGGGACTGTGGAGCGAGTGTGAACCTGCCGCCGGGGGCCGTCAAGCGTTCGGACAACACCGGCGGTTCAGCGCACCGCAACGACGGCCGACCCGTGCCCGAACAGCCCCTGGTTCGCGGTGATCCCGGCCCGCGCGCCGGGCACCTGCCGCTCCCCGGCCGTACCGCGCAACTGCCAGGTCAGTTCACACACCTGCGCGATCGCCTGCGCCGGCACCGCCTCCCCGAAGGAGGCCAGCCCGCCACTGGTGTTGACCGGGATCCGGCCACCCAGCGCCGTCGCCCCCTCCCGTACGAGCTTCGCCCCCTCACCCTCCCCGCACAGCCCGATGTCCTCGTACCACTCCAGCTCCAGGGCGGTGGACAGGTCGTACACCTCGGCGAGCGAGAGGTCGTCCGGACCGAGCCCCGCCTCCTCGTAGGCGGCGCGCGCGATCGACGACCTGAAGGACCCGGCCACCGCCGGGGACGGGGACGGGGCCGACGCCGGCGCCGAGTCGGTGGCGATGTCCGGCAGGTCCAGCACCGTCCGCGGATAGGTGGGCGTCACCGTCGAGACGGCCCGGATCCGCACCGGATCGGCCACCCCGTGCGACCGGGCGAAGTCCATGCTGGTGAGCACCAGGGCCGCGCCCCCGTCGGAGGTGGCGCAGATGTCGAGCAGCCGGAGCGGATCGGCGACCACCGCCGAGGCGGCGACCTCCTCCGCGGTGACCCGCTTGCGGTAGCGGGCGTACGGATTGAGCAGACCGGCCGCCGCGTTCTTCACCTTGACCTGGGCGAAGTCCTCCGGGGTGTCCCCGTGGAGGGCCATCCGGCGCCGGGCGTAGAGCGCGAAATAGGCCGGGTTGGTGGCGCCGAGCACGCGGAACCGCAGCCAGTCCGGATCGTCGGGCCGGTCGCCGCCCGCCGGGGCGAA
Proteins encoded in this window:
- a CDS encoding GTP-binding protein; the protein is MAFGRFSRTGAMHAVSPVEPLTLKILVAGGFGVGKTTLVSAVSEIRPLRTEERLSEPGVGVDDTGGVEGKSTTTVAMDFGRITLREDLVLYLFGTPGQDRFWFLWDELAQGSLGAVVLADTRRLADCFAAIDYFERRAIPFVVAVNCFDGADRHPVVTVRTALDLDPGVPVLLCDARDRESVKDVLVGVVEHAMSLARERRRSLSAGA
- a CDS encoding lipid-transfer protein encodes the protein MSADIAVLGAGMHPWGKWGRSFVEYGRSAARAALADAGLDWTQVQSIVGADTVRSGYPGYVAGATFARALGWQGARVTSVYAACASGAQAIGAARAQILAGLADVVLVVGADAAPKGFFAPAGGDRPDDPDWLRFRVLGATNPAYFALYARRRMALHGDTPEDFAQVKVKNAAAGLLNPYARYRKRVTAEEVAASAVVADPLRLLDICATSDGGAALVLTSMDFARSHGVADPVRIRAVSTVTPTYPRTVLDLPDIATDSAPASAPSPSPAVAGSFRSSIARAAYEEAGLGPDDLSLAEVYDLSTALELEWYEDIGLCGEGEGAKLVREGATALGGRIPVNTSGGLASFGEAVPAQAIAQVCELTWQLRGTAGERQVPGARAGITANQGLFGHGSAVVAVR